One region of Synechococcus sp. MU1617 genomic DNA includes:
- the mtnC gene encoding acireductone synthase — protein sequence MNQQHLLLDIEGTTCPVSFVSDILFPFAKQELTSYIKKHWNKSTENKAIQEATAEWKNDQSPESSRLKKQIDEQQINESDGLIQYLKHLISIDKKSTALKDIQGKIWEYGYINGELKSQLFPETAECLRQWHEQGWALSVYSSGSIQAQQLLYRHSPAGNLENLFSHWFDTRTGPKKSTESYTTIAKHLHTSPNNVWFVSDNGAECDAARSAGMQTLFSLRDGNPDRNPRDHMVIESLREASTYLAAEQ from the coding sequence ATGAATCAACAACATCTTCTGCTCGACATTGAGGGAACGACATGCCCAGTAAGCTTTGTCAGCGACATTTTGTTCCCCTTCGCAAAGCAAGAACTGACCAGCTACATCAAAAAGCACTGGAACAAAAGCACTGAAAACAAAGCAATCCAAGAAGCTACAGCCGAGTGGAAAAATGATCAGTCCCCCGAAAGCTCGCGCCTAAAAAAGCAGATTGACGAACAGCAAATCAATGAGAGTGACGGGCTAATCCAATATCTCAAGCACTTGATCAGCATCGACAAAAAGTCGACAGCGCTCAAAGATATTCAAGGCAAAATCTGGGAATACGGCTACATAAACGGAGAACTCAAATCTCAACTATTTCCAGAAACGGCGGAATGCCTGCGTCAATGGCATGAGCAAGGATGGGCACTTTCGGTGTATTCATCGGGCAGCATTCAGGCACAACAACTGTTATACAGGCACAGTCCTGCAGGCAACCTTGAAAACCTTTTCAGCCACTGGTTTGACACCCGCACTGGACCCAAAAAATCCACCGAGAGCTACACAACAATCGCAAAGCATCTGCACACTTCCCCAAACAACGTTTGGTTCGTGAGTGACAACGGAGCGGAATGCGACGCCGCTCGTTCGGCAGGAATGCAGACCCTCTTCAGCCTTCGCGACGGCAACCCAGACCGCAACCCAAGGGATCACATGGTGATTGAATCGCTGCGTGAAGCAAGCACTTATCTCGCCGCAGAACAATAG
- the mtnB gene encoding methylthioribulose 1-phosphate dehydratase, with protein sequence MTASQTQRDRLTEVMQDIHLRGWCDGTGGNFSVVLQHQPLQLLMAPSGVDKGQVPPGGLIVVDERGEVLAGEGKASAETALHLRIVEATQAGAVLHTHSIPGTVLSRHYENKEGVVLEGWEMQKGLVGITTHASCINIPVISNSQSMQELGDAVGPCLKTAPCGFLVAGHGLYAWGADLDASKRHLEILEFLLKVKLTQMQIGHQS encoded by the coding sequence GTGACCGCAAGCCAAACCCAGCGCGATCGCTTGACCGAAGTGATGCAGGACATCCACCTACGCGGCTGGTGCGATGGCACCGGAGGGAACTTCAGCGTGGTGCTGCAGCATCAGCCCCTGCAGTTGCTCATGGCACCCAGTGGTGTGGACAAAGGGCAGGTGCCTCCCGGTGGGTTGATTGTGGTGGATGAGCGCGGCGAGGTTTTAGCTGGCGAAGGAAAAGCCAGTGCCGAAACAGCGCTGCATCTCCGCATTGTTGAAGCGACCCAAGCGGGAGCTGTGCTGCACACCCATTCCATCCCCGGGACGGTGTTGTCCCGCCACTACGAAAACAAAGAAGGGGTTGTGTTGGAGGGCTGGGAAATGCAGAAAGGCCTGGTTGGCATCACGACGCACGCAAGCTGCATCAACATCCCTGTCATCAGTAACAGTCAGTCGATGCAAGAGCTAGGCGATGCCGTCGGCCCATGCTTGAAAACGGCGCCATGCGGGTTTCTTGTGGCCGGGCACGGCCTTTACGCATGGGGCGCTGACCTTGATGCGAGCAAACGACACCTGGAAATCCTCGAGTTCCTCTTGAAGGTGAAATTGACCCAAATGCAGATCGGACATCAATCATGA